The following are encoded in a window of Oncorhynchus keta strain PuntledgeMale-10-30-2019 chromosome 10, Oket_V2, whole genome shotgun sequence genomic DNA:
- the LOC118388174 gene encoding transmembrane and coiled-coil domains protein 2-like — translation MGCVSIYRIPAYVRFPHLRWKVAELDKSEVTTFDLPLSASHGATDASASNISVDGAGAVAGVESLAGGAEVSLGAEAQRTRAALEQLQQKILKSIEQIRIEQEARNDNVAEYLKLAHNANSHQAFRIKQVFEKKNQKSAQTIAHLHKKLDHYHKKFKEIQQQGLGRQPKDVLGDMQQGLKDVGANVRAGISSFGGGVVEGVKGGVSELTHTAVVSKPLEFVSLIRNKLGSTHSLEDGVEEHSDDVPLSSSVTLASSSKYSSDDECSSDSVTDSNYFGAGGGGGMLGLGLARLDGNDHHRSWDTWLEGLQEIKASQAHMEDAIEDMKSQLQSDYAYMTQCLQEEKYRYELLEEQLNDLTELHQNQMSNLIQELVSMEEKVTYQSYERTRDSQEAVESCMNRITRLELQQQQQQMLQWEGVENANAHALLGKLINIILAVMAVVLVFVSTPANFITPLIKTRARVAATVLLALFLFILWKYWDFWELWLLPG, via the exons atgggctgtgtctcaatctACCGCATCCCCGCCTATGTCAGATTTccacatctgcggtggaaggtggctgag CTGGATAAGAGTGAGGTGACAACGTTTGACCTGCCCCTCTCAGCCAGCCATGGAGCCACTGACGCTTCTGCTTCTAACATCAGCGTGGATGGAGCAGGGGCTGTGGCCGGGGTGGAATCTCTGGCTGGGGGGGCTGAAGTGTCATTGGGCGCCGAGGCCCAGCGGACACGTGCTGCTCTGGAGCAGCTACAGCAGAAGATCCTGAAGAGCATTGAGCAGATTCGGATAGAACAGGAGGCACGAAACGACAATGTGGCAGAGTACTTGAAGCTGGCCCACAATGCCAACAGCCATCAGGCTTTTCGTATCAAACAGGTGTTTGAGAAGAAGAACCAGAAGTCTGCACAGACCATCGCCCACCTGCACAAGAAGCTAGATCACTACCACAAGAAGTTTAAGGAGatacagcag CAaggtctgggccggcagcctaaGGATGTGCTGGGGGATATGCAGCAGGGGCTGAAGGATGTAGGGGCTAACGTACGGGCAGGGATCAGTAGCTTTggtggaggtgtggtggagggtGTCAAAGGGGGCGTGTCAGAACTCACCCATACAGCTGTGGTGTCTAAGCCCCTGGAGTTTGTCAGCTTGATCCGCAACAAATTAGGCAGCACACACTCGCTGGAGGATGGTGTGGAGGAGCATTCAGATGATGTACCTCTGAGTAGCAGCGTCACCTTGGCCTCCAGCTCAAAGTACAGTAGTGACGACGAGTGCTCCAGTGACTCTGTGACAGATAGTAATTATTTTGgggctgggggaggaggggggatgttGGGGTTGGGGCTGGCCAGGCTGGACGGGAACGACCACCACAGGTCCTGGGACACTTGGCTGGAAGGCCTGCAGGAGATCAAAGCCAGCCAGGCCCACATGGAGGACGCCATCGAGGACATGAAGAGTCAGCTGCAGAGCGACTACGCCTACATGACCCAGTGCCTACAGGAAGAGAAATACAGGTATGAGCTACTGGAGGAGCAGCTGAATGATCTGACAGAGCTGCACCAGAACCAGATGTCCAACCTGATACAGGAGCTGGTCAGCATGGAAGAGAAAGTAACCTACCAGTCCTATGAGAGAACCAGAGACTCTCAG gaGGCGGTGGAGTCATGCATGAACCGCATCACTAGGTTAGAGctgcaacagcagcagcagcaaatgCTGCAATGGGAGGGTGTGGAGAACGCCAATGCCCACGCCCTGCTGGGAAAACTCATCAACATCATCCTGGCTGTCATGGCTGTAGTGCTAGTGTTCGTCTCCACCCCTGCTAACTTTATCACCCCACTCATAAAGACCAGAGCACGCGTGGCTGCCACTGTCTTGCTGGCCCTTTTCCTGTTTATCCTCTGGAAGTACTGGGACTTCTGGGAGCTTTGGCTACTGCCAGGCTGA